In a single window of the Chiloscyllium punctatum isolate Juve2018m chromosome 25, sChiPun1.3, whole genome shotgun sequence genome:
- the slitrk2 gene encoding SLIT and NTRK-like protein 2 — protein sequence MLSRVVVLSALACCCLCPRGAAESRRRELCRSRCVCEERDSVLNVNCEARGFTRVSGLQPPQHRLYQLFLNGNSLTKLPANCFTNFSQAVTLHLGSNGLQEIRNGAFQGLTLLKSLHLDNNRLEVLREDTFLGLVSLEYLQADYNYISSIEPGAFNRMHKLKILILNDNLLPNLPGNIFRFVLLTHLDLRGNRLRKLPFSGVLEHIGGIAEIQLEENPWNCSCELLPLKSWLDSSSLQGGELACESPFRLHGRLLAQLSRQDICPRRAHSGGGGDSGLRIQRPPPRAQPQPLATAAQPGSRTGRTPAGGKGKPAATPAPDPRQMRGSQSRLAGQPDCPGLCWCNVQNSDSALHVHCHERRIGNLSELQPRPSSPRKLYLTGNLLHIVQVHDLEEYGSLELLHLGSNRISVIQEGAFRNLSNLRRLYLNGNHIERLSPALFVGLHRLQHLYLESNVIKEILQYTFHSLARLSLLHLNNNLLRSLPANVFVGTNLSRLNLRNNHFSQLPVRGLLDQLPATVHLDLRENPWHCGCPIVALKSWMERAGSGVRTSELSCESPAKYAGRALRTLRAEEICSEHSDLSATALTRSPGKPKLLDGELGTASPEAAQASAVPLSVLILGLLVVFILSVCFGAGLFVFVLKRRKTAQSGHGGANHSPDLNSYQLQYPSYGGEGTDKAETHVYNYISHPLGQMCKNPIYVQREGEQVAYYRDLEGKKPPSAAPAYSISTVELLEHRPPPATPSELLYQNLAERPKALPGAHYSFCTLPKRPFGPAQDSRHKEQDRLNKTVLYGTPRKQLREASRGDSLCLRGKLQAEPDYLEMLERQTAISQL from the coding sequence ATGCTGAGCCGGGTTGTGGTGCTGAGCGCGCTGGCGTGCTGCTGCCTGTGCCCGCGGGGAGCGGCGGAGAGCCGCAGGAGGGAACTCTGCAGGAGTCGCTGTGTGTGCGAGGAGAGGGACAGCGTGCTCAATGTGAACTGCGAGGCCAGGGGCTTCACCAGGGTCAGCGGCCTGCAGCCTCCCCAGCACCGGCTCTACCAGCTCTTCCTGAACGGGAACTCTCTCACCAAGCTGCCGGCGAACTGCTTCACCAACTTCAGCCAGGCGGTGACCCTCCACTTGGGCAGCAATGGGCTGCAGGAGATCCGCAACGGGGCTTTCCAAGGGCTGACCCTGCTCAAGAGCTTGCACCTGGACAACAACCGGCTGGAGGTGCTGAGGGAGGACACCTTCCTGGGTCTGGTCAGCCTGGAATACCTGCAGGCGGATTACAACTACATCAGCAGCATCGAGCCGGGCGCTTTCAACCGAATGCACAAACTCAAGATCCTGATCCTCAACGATAACCTGCTGCCCAACCTGCCCGGGAACATCTTCCGCTTCGTGCTGCTCACCCACctggacctgaggggtaacaggCTGCGGAAGCTGCCCTTCAGCGGGGTCCTGGAGCACATCGGGGGGATTGCTGAGATCCAGCTGGAGGAGAACCCTTGGAACTGCAGCTGCGAGCTGCTCCCGCTGAAGTCCTGGCTGGACTCCAGCTCCCTGCAAGGGGGCGAGCTGGCCTGCGAGAGTCCATTCCGGCTGCACGGCCGCCTGCTAGCCCAGCTCAGCCGCCAGGACATCTGCCCCCGGCGAGCCCACAGCGGCGGCGGGGGCGACTCCGGACTGAGGATCCAGCGACCTCCCCCCAGGGCTCAACCGCAACCCCTGGCCACGGCGGCCCAGCCCGGCTCCAGGACTGGCAGGACCCCCGCTGGGGGCAAGGGCAAGCCGGCCGCCACTCCCGCCCCTGACCCCCGGCAGATGAGGGGCTCCCAGAGCCGCCTGGCAGGGCAGCCCGACTGCCCGGGGCTGTGCTGGTGCAACGTGCAGAATTCGGATAGCGCCTTGCATGTGCACTGTCACGAGAGGAGGATTGGGAACCTGAGCGAGCTGCAGCCGCGGCCCTCCAGCCCCAGGAAGCTCTACCTCACCGGCAACCTGCTGCACATCGTGCAGGTGCACGACCTGGAGGAGTACGGCAGCTTGGAGCTGCTGCATTTGGGTAGCAACCGCATCTCGGTCATCCAGGAGGGGGCGTTCCGCAACCTGAGCAACCTGCGGCGCCTCTACCTCAACGGGAACCACATCGAGCGGCTCTCGCCGGCTCTCTTCGTGGGTTTGCACAGGCTGCAGCACCTCTACCTGGAGTCCAACGTGATCAAAGAGATCCTGCAGTACACCTTCCACTCTCTGGCCAGGCTCAGCCTGCTGCACCTCAACAACAACTTGCTGCGTTCCCTGCCCGCCAATGTCTTCGTGGGCACCAACCTGAGCCGCCTGAACCTCCGCAACAACCACTTCTCCCAGCTGCCGGTGCGGGGTCTGCTGGACCAGCTGCCCGCCACCGTGCACCTGGACCTGAGGGAGAACCCCTGGCACTGCGGCTGCCCCATCGTGGCGCTCAAGAGCTGGATGGAGCGGGCCGGGAGCGGCGTGCGGACCAGCGAGCTCTCCTGCGAGTCGCCGGCCAAGTACGCGGGCAGGGCGCTGCGCACGCTCCGGGCGGAGGAAATCTGCTCGGAACACTCGGATCTTAGCGCCACCGCTTTGACCAGGAGCCCGGGCAAGCCCAAGCTGCTGGACGGCGAGCTGGGCACTGCCAGTCCTGAAGCGGCCCAGGCCAGTGCTGTGCCCCTCTCGGTGCTTATCCTGGGCTTGCTCGTGGTCTTCATCCTCAGCGTGTGTTTTGGAGCGGGACTTTTCGTTTTTGTCTTGAAGAGACGCAAGACGGCTCAGAGTGGGCATGGGGGTGCCAACCACAGCCCAGACCTGAACTCCTACCAGCTGCAGTACCCTTCCTATGGCGGGGAGGGTACAGACAAGGCAGAAACTCATGTGTACAACTACATCTCCCACCCTCTGGGCCAAATGTGCAAGAACCCCATCTacgtgcagagggagggcgagcaAGTGGCTTATTACCGGGACCTGGAAGGGAAGAAGCCTCCTTCAGCGGCCCCCGCTTACTCCATCAGCACGGTGGAGCTGCTGGAGCACCGACCCCCTCCTGCCACCCCCTCCGAGCTGCTGTACCAGAACCTGGCCGAACGGCCCAAGGCGCTGCCCGGAGCGCACTACAGCTTCTGCACCTTGCCCAAGCGCCCGTTCGGCCCGGCCCAGGATAGCAGGCACAAGGAGCAGGACAGGCTCAACAAAACGGTGCTGTACGGCACGCCGAGGAAGCAGCTCCGGGAGGCATCCAGAGGCGACAGCCTGTGTCTCCGAGGCAAGCTCCAGGCCGAACCAGACTACCTCGAGATGTTAGAGAGACAGACTGCCATCAGTCAACTGTag